One window from the genome of Oreochromis niloticus isolate F11D_XX linkage group LG20, O_niloticus_UMD_NMBU, whole genome shotgun sequence encodes:
- the si:dkeyp-100a1.6 gene encoding probable G-protein coupled receptor 160 produces the protein MMPELPSLFDTSHTFRMLAIIHEWEGMSASHTDNTGKYVSLLLSKAGLETVIFYLWCQKRYTIFMSVCSLSIILADWVMTILMAALWLLGPVHSFTPCFILTNASATYAALPLPMILLGLTDYLLGDKALSNRRAFFKTLGNVFLTLLVWLIAFTCSFSYADAKLMDMSCGKRLKKALVCEVEESKLVINFIAGIFTAILLTLLPFCSHIPQWVRDADRLCEAEEEQEKIRDDLPLTLTLCPETEGDEKSYPTDTIRHRPPLWISLILGFATFWMPFLAVSLACLVFGLGVPAYISVNLLWLECTNSLLLGVLFWVKTKSPRPHTNLPENLCSWHIYWHISREMQPELMVPELNPPKEKTNIYDV, from the coding sequence ATGATGCCAGAGTTGCCATCTTTGTTTGACACAAGCCACACTTTCAGAATGCTGGCCATTATACATGAATGGGAGGGCATGTCTGCCAGTCACACAGACAACACTGGAAAGTATGTTTCACTCTTACTTTCCAAAGCGGGCCTGGAAACGGTGATCTTTTATTTATGGTGTCAAAAACGGTACACCATCTTTATGAGTGTGTGCAGCCTGTCCATCATACTGGCTGACTGGGTGATGACCATTTTAATGGCAGCTTTGTGGTTACTGGGTCCTGTCCACTCATTTACACCCTGCTTCATTTTGACCAATGCCTCAGCAACCTATGCAGCATTACCACTGCCCATGATATTGCTGGGTTTAACAGACTACCTTTTAGGAGACAAAGCTCTTAGCAACCGCAGAGCCTTCTTCAAAACCCTCGGAAATGTATTCCTGACACTTCTCGTGTGGCTTATAGCTTTTACATGCTCTTTTAGCTATGCTGATGCTAAACTGATGGATATGAGTTGTGGGAAAAGGTTGAAGAAAGCTCTGGTGTGTGAAGTGGAGGAGTCAAAACTGGTGATCAACTTCATTGCTGGGATTTTCACTGCAATACTTCTAACACTGCTACCATTTTGCTCACATATTCCCCAGTGGGTACGAGATGCTGACAGGTTATGTGAAGCAGAGGAAGAACAAGAGAAAATTAGGGACGACTTGCCACTCACTTTAACCCTCTGCCCAGAGACAGAAGGTGATGAAAAGAGTTACCCGACAGATACAATCCGCCATCGACCACCACTGTGGATCAGCCTAATACTGGGCTTCGCCACATTTTGGATGccttttcttgctgtgtctctgGCCTGTTTGGTTTTTGGCCTTGGAGTACCTGCGTACATCTCTGTTAACCTGCTGTGGCTGGAATGCACCAACAGTTTACTGTTGGGTGTGCTATTCTGGGTAAAGACCAAGAGTCCAAGGCCACACACCAATCTACCAGAAAATCTGTGCTCATGGCACATTTACTGGCATATAAGCAGAGAAATGCAACCCGAGCTGATGGTTCCTGAGCTCAACCCACCTAAAGAGAAGACAAATATTTATGATGTGTAA